In Apodemus sylvaticus chromosome 7, mApoSyl1.1, whole genome shotgun sequence, the sequence TTGATGGGtccaaggaacaaaagaaaatctagagAAGAGGGACAGTGACCTAGAGGTCAAAGACTGTGACCACTAAACACCAGCATGAGTAAGGCACTCCCAGAGTGATGTCCGGTGAGGGAAGTCAGTTTGTCGAGATCTGAAGATACCAGGAAAGATACTGGTGACCGACAGCTTCACAAAGGACGTGGTGATAGTGATGGCTTACCTGACTGCAGTCTGAAGTGATGGTGCAAGGGTGCCAAGAGAAGGGGCTGAAGTGCAGAAACCAGCTCgggagggagcaggagagatggggTGCAACCAAGGGGAGACAGGACTCTGCCAATGGCCCTTGTTTAATTCTATCTCTAATAGAAGTATTCCAAGCGCCTACAACAAAGTCCCAAGATCCTTGAGAAAAGCAAGTGAGTGGCACACTGACGAAGCTATCAGTACGTTGTATGGAAGACAAGGCAGGACCAGGTAGAAACTGAGACTGAAGACATAGTAAATGGGTTTTCAAGTCACCATCTCCACATGCGTCTCCACAGAGTGGGGATGCCGATGAGCCAACTCCATGGCGTATCTGTGAGGCTGCAGGGGTAGGATGGGAAACTGCTTCAGTAAGGGTCCAGGCAACTGAAGGTCGACGTGATGGATTCCTAAAGAGctgcaggagaggagaagggatggACTTTAttgagacagaaaaggaagatgAAGGTTAAGTTTATCTAGTTAGGAAAGGGTAGAGAAGAAAAATTAAGGATATGAGGAGAGAGAttgtgaaaggagagaaagagaatgattaACAGCACAAATTGAAAACTAGAGAAGCTATCGAAGCATAAAAAAGTGTTTGGTTTAAGCACAGCTCAGTTGTAAATCACGTTTGGTGGCGCGCTTCCCACCTCACCGTTCCCAGCACCTTGACAGAGATGCTTGACCAGACGGAAAAAAGATTAGCCTTAGACTGGAATGTCATCGCCTCCTCTCTCACTGCCCTCAAcgctctctttctgtttctgatcTAGGATAGGTCAAATGACCAGTCATGTGCTCACTTTTCCCGTCTGACCACAGACATCCTGTAGACTTCCTCTCACTGATCCGAGGCCATGAAGAGACTCTGACATGACTGAACACCTCCTGTTTACTTTTCTTATATATTTGGACAGCCCTTACTCAAAGAGACAGTTTCATCATCCAGTACTGGTCTGTGTATGACCAGTTATGCAAAAACGTTTATGTGaccataaaaaaaatcacacaatgtTAGCCTGACCCatacttaatttctttttctcttaacaATTATCTTTTCATGTCATATTCTAATTACCTAGATTTTTTTGACTGAATGTTTGGTTCATTTCTAAGCACCCTTCTTTCTAATCCAGGTATTCATGCCTCTGGCATTAGTGCTCACTTCTCTAAACTATTTGAAGCTAATATAAGGAAGGTTGTAAAGATCCTCGTGCTAGCTGAATGATCACAACAAGCCTTTCTGAGAAGCATTAAGTAGCATCTGCGTTCAGAACAGATTAACAACTGCAAATCCTGCAAATCCCTCCTTAGGTTCCCACCCACAAATATCTCTCTTTTACAGAGATGCCCACTCTGTGAAGTATGAACACTGACTTTGAACGTTGAACATACATTTCTTTGTATTGTCTCAATCTTACATAGATGGAACCATGTAATAGGTATCCTCTTGAATTGGAAAAATCCTGACATCACATTTGTAAAGTTGGTTCCCATCTTCCTCACTTGATGGTCTTCCATTAGAGAGCATTAAAGCAATGTACTTCCCCACGGCACTGTTGGTGAGTGTTGGATGCCTGTAGAACGTGGTTGTTAGAAACAATATTGTCAGTGTTCTCAGACCATGGCCCTAACAGCCATCTAAGGAGCGGACTTCTCAAAATACTGTATCATTATCTGtttaatttgaatttccctaagagcttttaaaaacattttcaaccCTTTTCCTTTCAGACTGTGTTTTAGTCACAGCCCTGAAGAGATTCATTCTGCTGCACCCCAGTCTGTGCAACCCAATAGCCAACAAGAGGAAAGGAACAGGTTCTGACTGAACATAGAGAGCGGGACTCCCTGACTGAGCTGCTGCCTGAGTGCTGGCTCTGGCTTAGTCAGCAAGCCTCTCAAAAGCTGGGACTCTACAGTCCTGCCCCGGCGAGTGACTCCATCGCAGCCACAGCAAGTCCCCTTCCTCAATCCTGTGTATATATTGGAGTTTGGTGTTTAAATTGAAGCTATGAAGACTAAGTCCACCTGTGCTCAGAATCCAAACTGCAGCATAATGATATTTCGTCCAACCAAAGAAGAGTTTAATGATTTTGACAAATACATTGcttacatggagtcccaaggggcacaccgagctggactggccaaggtcattcCGCCAAAAGAATGGAGGGCCAGGCAGTCTTATGACAATATCAGCAATATCTTAATAGCAACTCccctgcagcaagtggtctctgggcaggcaggtgtgttcacccaattccataagaagaggaaaggcatgaccgtgggtgagtatcgtgagctggccaccagcaaaaaataccagaccccgccacacctggattttgaagatttggagagaaaatactggaagaatcgccTGTATGagtcaccaatttatggtgctgatgtcagcggctccctgtttgatgggaacactcaacactggaacgtgggccacctggggacaATTCAAGACCTATTGGAACAGGAATGtggcatagtgattgagggcgtcaacacgccctacctgtactttggcatgtggaagaccacctttgcgtggcacacggaggacatggacctgtacagtatcaactacctgcactttgggcagcccaagacttggtatgctgtgccccctgagcatggcaggcgcctggagctcctggccaggcaactcttccctggcagctccaagggctgccaggccttcctgagacacaaggtggcgctcatctcccccaccgtgctcaaggagaatggcatcccctttggccgcatcacccagcaggctggggagttcatggtcacttttccctatggctaccacgcgggcttcaaccatggcttcaactgcgcagaggccatcaattttgccaccccgaggtggattgactatggaAAGGTGGCAtctcagtgcagctgtggggaggccagggtgagcttctccatggacgCCTTTGTGAGGATCTTGCAGCCTGAGCGATATGAGCTATGGAAACGTGGCCAAGATCAGGCAGTTGTGGACCACACAGAGACTATGGGGCCTACCAGTCAGGAGCTCTCCACCTGGCGGGTGATCCAAGCACCAAGAAAAACTTGGGGTTTGAAGCATCTCCGGCTTCGCCAGGTCTCACGCCCTCTTCTGCCTATAGCCACGGACAGTAACTTTCCTTGCCATACCCAGGTGTGCCACACCTCCAGGCAACCATCAGATGTGAAAGGTGATGAGGTCCAGAAGCCTGACCCAGCCGTAGACTCACCACATCCTCTGAGTCTATCTTCTTGTGGTCACATGTCAACTGGAAGACGTGGTCTTGGTCGTCGCCCTTGTGAACTAGGAGTTCAGGAGTCCACCAATGGACTTCCAGTTAAGAGGCGACCTCCAGCAAGCAGAGATGACAGAAGCTCCAGCCCAGAGCTCCAGTCCCAGTCCGTGAGCGGAGACTTAATAGTCAACTCAGGACTCGTGAACCCTGGCCCACAGCACCCTGTGACAGCTTCTGAAGGGGGATTGATCTCTGACCCTTAAGCCTATTCCCAGACTTAGACCTCATTGCCCTGCACTCAGGATGCTCCATAAGTCCATGACCTCAGAGTTCTGACTGAGTTGGCAGGACACTGGCCACACCTGCAAGTACTCCTTGTCAGTTCTAACGCCTAAACACGCCACACCGTCCTCTTTCCTGAACTTGGAAAATCTCTGGATAACTGGTCACTCCTGCTCTTCCAGCTGAGGTCTCATTGGCAGCTACTTTTTGAGTTCGTGCAAGCTAAATTCAGGTGAGGCTGCTCAGCACAGATCTCCCGTCCTCAAGGCCAACTGTAGAGGAAGCAGAAACATGCAAATGTTCTGCCCTCTCTGCCATTTCTTGCAAAATGTCTAACTTTGAACCTCTAGGTTAGTACTCACAAAGGAACTAGTCACAAAAAAGGTCAAAAGTTATTTGAGAGTCTCAGATGTTGATGTTTAGTCAGAGTTGATGTATTACAGTGTGTCTCATCCAGTTTTCACAAATAAAGGCCAAGCGGCCAAAAGGTTACACCTAGACTTTTTTTCTAATATTGTCGTTTTAAATAGTGGACCACTGGGACAAGGACACTCTCTCTGTCCCCAGACAGCCATGGTCATGTCTAACCTAGGGGAATAAGTGATCTTGCACTAAAAAGTTCCATTTGTTTCCCCCACACACTTGCAATTCGCATGAAAGCCATTCACATTTTCATTCGCTAGAGTGTGCGTGTGTTGTATGTCTGGGAGTGTAAGAGTCAGGCTGCAACTGAGGGTGTCAGAGGATATTGGCTGGAGTTGGTTCTCCCAGGTACCATGTGGGCCTAGAGACCCCACTCAGTGAAGAGACTCGGTGGCAAGCATCTTTGCCCACTTGGCCATCTCATTGGCCTATTGTCTTCTCATTTCCTTGTGAGGAAAATTCACGTGGGTGTCATGagacatccccccccccatgcttaCCTTCCTCCCTCTGTGCCTGGACACAAATGACCTCCTCCTGTTCCTAGAAGAACAATCTCCAAGCTCCTCGGCAGGCTCTGGCTTGAGCTGGTTCTGCAGATAGAATTTGGTGCTCTTACCTGTCTTTTTCTACAGCTGGGCCTCAAAAAGACCCCTGTGCTATGCAGCCTTCCAGGATAAAGTGGCCCCAGGccttctgtccatccatctgaTAGTAACATGTATGGAGGGTCAGCAAGCAGGTTAAAGATGTGCCTCCCAAGCCTAAAGACCTATCAACCCTCAGAAACAGTGGGGAAAGGAAGAACCATCTCCCCAAAGTGTCATCCACCCAAAACAATcacagcctcacacacacacaacctcccctactctccctcccccacatacacaccttcacttcccccacatacacacctacatgcCCCTACACCCACACGTACACCTATGTGAATGCTAATATTTATCTGGGTGTGACAGCCCaagccttcaatcccagctctcaggaagcagaggcaggcccaTATTAACGACCTAGCCCAttttacatagtaaattccaggacacatatattctgtctcaaaaaacaaaagaaaatgtaagtcaATATTTGTTTTAAGTACACATAATGGGTTAAATAAGAGGCTCGTTTTTTCTTGTGTCTACTGAACGCAAGCTCTCTCAATAGAATCATGTACAGTGGCAAACTCCCTGCGCCTAGACAGAGTACTGAGGCAAAGACTTAAATCCaaaccaggctgggctacatatTAAGACTTGGGATTTCTGAAGAGAAGAAACTAAACTCCAAACCCGGGCCATCATGCAGGGAGCTTTCATCACACTCTCCGAATAGTTctgcagaaaagaaaattagtgTTCCATAAATGCCAACCGCAAACTGGAGACCTTCATATGTCCACAAAACCACTAATTCGAAGGAGGAAGGCTCATCTTTGTGCAATTCTGGTGTGCTTCTAAGATGGGATGtcagttgggtgtggtggcatacacacTTAACCCAGAattcctgaggcagaggcaggtggatgtctgtgagttccaagacagccagggctacacagagaaaccgttttgaaaaacaacaaaagaatgagattaaaaataaaaaaagaaaaagatgaatatcatgtagtccaggatggcctccaattgactatgtagccaaggatggccttgaatttcttgtcTTCTTAGCGCTACTACTTCCCAAGTGCCGGGGTTAAAGGGAGTGCAACCATATCCAGTCAGTCCTTTGTAGCCATGAATCTCAGACATTTgttccccacctcccccacccctatgTTGGTCTTTACTTTTTGCAATTGGAGTCTTGCTGTGGAGACCCCAGGCTCTCTCCATACTCTGCTGGGGTCCCCATCCTGGAGTTCCTAGTGCTGGCCCAGGGTGGCCGGCTCCTGCCACCGCTCCTGCTGCCTGCTCTCTAAGGGAAGGGCTTCCTTTTCACCTCAGCATTGAGATGGCCTCTGTGGCCCCATCAAGTCTCTGGTCATAGGAACCAACCTACTAAATACCTTTTCCAACTATACACACCCAGTTTATTTTTCTGGTACTCTAGAGAGCCCTCTTTACCCTGGTTGTCTTTTTCATGTTGACAATGTCAGGTAACCCAAACTGACCTCAGATTTGCTACAGTGGCCAAAGCcttaaccttgaactcctgacttgcctgcttcctcccagccagcAGCTGCATGGCAGGGAAGcagcaccacacccagtttatgtaGTTCTAAGGTTCAAATTCAACCACTGTGCTGAATGATGTATGCCCCCAAACCATGCTGCATTTTGTCAGCTTCTGTAAATATCTTTATTTACCTTTGATGTTAACCATCCAGCTTTGTATTTAAACCTGATTAGTTTTCTATTCAGTTCAACAGGACTCTCTTTTTTactatctttccattttaccttATTTTACTCTCTCTGCTAACCTCATAATATCAGAATTTATTAAAAACAGGTTCCACTATTCTACTTATTGTTGTCCTGTTTGTGATTGTTTCTGAATAAAATACACATAACACAACACATAATCTTTGGTTTTCAGTTATTGTCGGGTGTCTGCCAGAAGAGAGTGCTAGGACATTGGTTTAAACCAGTAGAAAGCCTTTATGAAGTTTCCAGTGACAACAATGTGCGTTCAGAGTCCTGGAGTAGCACCAAACCTTTCTCAGGGTAAGCTTTTAAGCACATGTGTTGACATGCTCCCATTTACAAGAATGATTAGCTGGAAGCAGAACTAGAAATGTTAAAACCCAAGGTTAGAACATTTAGAGATATCCCCAGAATTATGGACTTTGGTATTTAAggtctttgtttccatttccacAGAGAGTGCTGTCTACTTGCCTAGTTTTACAAATGGTACTTCAATCAAAGGATCAGTTGTGCTAAGATCTGGGGGCTGACAATCCTTGCTGGTCTTAATGAATGAGTGGTCTTAATGAATCAGAACGAGAATTAAAGACCCAGTCAATACCAATAGCAGAGAAGCTAGGCAGGGGACCAAGAGAAGAGAGACTAGTACCCATGGTTGGATTTATATCTTTGTCTCAGTTTCTTTTGAGGTTTTTCCAACCATGGCAAAGTATTTTCTAATTACTCTTGACTACTTTTCTCATGAGAGGTAGGACTAGGCCTCTCCAAACTTTAGGACGAGTTCAGTAAGAAATCTCACTTGTTCTAGCAGATGCAGAAGCTTTTAATACCTCTAAGTCCTGATCAACCTTCTGCTTCATTTGGAAGGCTTCAGAAGAGGCACATTTAGTCAAGTCATCAGTACCCTACCAACCAAATAGTCTCAGGGACACAGTAATACTTCTGCTGTGCAGGAAGAGAACAGCAGGTATCTGCTAACAGAAGGCGGCCATGGGACTAAAGGTCTGGGACATTACACAAGTTTGGGTCCCCTATAAGTCTAAGTTTAGCTTAAGCATTAGGGATTTCCTATTCACAGTGAGATTTGTCAGTCAGTGGATGACAGTCTGGTTAGTATTTAACACTATGTAGTGCTGGGGCTAGGGA encodes:
- the LOC127690188 gene encoding lysine-specific demethylase 4D, with protein sequence MKTKSTCAQNPNCSIMIFRPTKEEFNDFDKYIAYMESQGAHRAGLAKVIPPKEWRARQSYDNISNILIATPLQQVVSGQAGVFTQFHKKRKGMTVGEYRELATSKKYQTPPHLDFEDLERKYWKNRLYESPIYGADVSGSLFDGNTQHWNVGHLGTIQDLLEQECGIVIEGVNTPYLYFGMWKTTFAWHTEDMDLYSINYLHFGQPKTWYAVPPEHGRRLELLARQLFPGSSKGCQAFLRHKVALISPTVLKENGIPFGRITQQAGEFMVTFPYGYHAGFNHGFNCAEAINFATPRWIDYGKVASQCSCGEARVSFSMDAFVRILQPERYELWKRGQDQAVVDHTETMGPTSQELSTWRVIQAPRKTWGLKHLRLRQVSRPLLPIATDSNFPCHTQVCHTSRQPSDVKGDEVQKPDPAVDSPHPLSLSSCGHMSTGRRGLGRRPCELGVQESTNGLPVKRRPPASRDDRSSSPELQSQSVSGDLIVNSGLVNPGPQHPVTASEGGLISDP